One Candidatus Acididesulfobacter guangdongensis genomic window carries:
- a CDS encoding Holliday junction branch migration protein RuvA, whose product MIAFLRGNIIYSDIEKSLVILDVQGVGYEILLPVNQMYFSQFCVQQNHNGSHSSDSYYASNSGLNQCASFFIYTYVREDRIVLYGFPNFTQRELFSILLDTKDIGPKLAVTILSNIKADDFINLVLTKNITGLSSIKGIGTLTAERIVSGLKNKIVKRFNSFKDVEAASIGNITSIMNSNYDINGGSKNRNSDVSIDVAGGIADVSGSADKKNSESENSCSINGSLNDGLNHGHNGSSSVILNNSLGGSLNSSAKNPNNNNNDRDNNNGNDKGNNNGNSTGKNIIYETALALNALGYSMADSIELASCTSKAMQEMQEQSQIADAGAEAVYICEINTENLLKECLKHIYKNKISS is encoded by the coding sequence ATGATAGCTTTTTTGCGCGGCAATATAATTTATTCCGATATAGAAAAATCACTTGTTATTTTAGATGTGCAAGGGGTCGGATATGAAATCCTTCTTCCTGTTAATCAGATGTATTTTTCACAGTTTTGCGTTCAGCAGAATCATAACGGAAGCCATAGCAGTGACAGCTATTACGCCAGCAATTCAGGTTTGAATCAATGTGCGTCTTTTTTTATATACACTTATGTTCGCGAAGACAGAATCGTTCTTTACGGATTTCCTAATTTTACTCAGAGAGAACTTTTCAGCATATTATTAGATACAAAAGACATAGGACCTAAACTTGCCGTAACCATTCTTTCAAACATAAAGGCAGATGATTTTATTAACCTTGTATTAACTAAAAACATTACGGGACTGTCTTCAATTAAAGGTATAGGAACTCTAACGGCGGAAAGAATAGTATCCGGACTGAAAAATAAAATAGTCAAAAGATTTAATTCGTTTAAAGATGTTGAAGCCGCAAGTATCGGAAATATTACAAGCATCATGAACAGCAATTATGATATAAACGGCGGCAGTAAAAATCGGAACAGTGACGTCAGCATAGATGTTGCAGGCGGCATTGCAGATGTTAGCGGCAGCGCCGATAAAAAAAACAGCGAAAGCGAAAATAGCTGCAGTATTAACGGCAGTCTCAATGACGGGCTCAATCATGGGCATAACGGCAGTTCCTCAGTCATTCTAAATAACAGTCTTGGCGGCAGTTTGAACAGTTCTGCTAAAAATCCTAACAATAATAATAATGATAGGGATAATAATAACGGCAATGATAAGGGCAATAATAACGGCAATAGCACGGGCAAAAATATTATTTATGAAACGGCTCTGGCGTTAAATGCTTTGGGATATTCTATGGCTGATTCTATTGAACTGGCGAGTTGCACAAGTAAAGCGATGCAAGAAATGCAAGAGCAAAGCCAAATTGCCGATGCGGGAGCCGAAGCGGTTTATATCTGTGAAATTAATACTGAAAATCTGCTCAAAGAATGTCTTAAACATATATATAAAAATAAAATATCATCATGA
- the ruvB gene encoding Holliday junction branch migration DNA helicase RuvB gives MSSYKKDFIKKSADADADYGGSNNNINDNGTADYADDDDCINSALNDNPVRPLSFKEYIGQTKLKENLLIFINGAKKRKAKTGKYDLDHLLFFGPPGLGKTTLATIIAKELGVNIKTTSGPSIEKTGDVASILSSIGEGDIVFIDEIHRLPKPVAEMLYPAMEDFRLDIVIGEGPSAKSIRLSLPRFTLIGATTRAGLIPSPLRDRFGFAARLEYYDIEELTEIIIRSASIYKIPVEKKAAEEIARRSRGTPRIANKMIRRLRDYMLHLKQDSITLAVARYGIDKLGIDELGLDDNDKFFLRTLINKFAGGPVGVDTLAQAMNDEKGTLEEVIEPYLVSCGLIARTKKGRIATESAYKHFNIIKEDSLL, from the coding sequence ATGAGTTCATATAAGAAAGATTTCATAAAAAAAAGCGCCGATGCCGATGCCGATTACGGCGGCAGCAATAATAATATTAACGATAATGGTACTGCAGATTACGCAGACGACGACGATTGCATAAACTCGGCGCTTAACGATAATCCCGTAAGACCTTTAAGTTTTAAAGAATATATAGGTCAGACTAAACTGAAAGAAAATCTTCTTATTTTCATAAACGGCGCAAAAAAAAGAAAAGCCAAAACGGGAAAATACGATTTAGACCACCTTCTGTTTTTTGGTCCGCCCGGATTGGGAAAAACCACTCTGGCAACAATAATAGCAAAAGAGCTTGGGGTTAATATAAAAACAACATCTGGACCTTCAATAGAAAAAACCGGAGACGTAGCCTCTATTCTGTCTTCAATAGGCGAGGGAGATATTGTTTTTATTGACGAAATTCACAGATTGCCAAAACCTGTTGCAGAAATGCTTTACCCTGCAATGGAAGATTTTCGATTAGATATTGTCATAGGCGAAGGACCGTCCGCAAAATCAATAAGACTTTCGTTGCCCCGTTTTACGCTCATAGGCGCAACGACGAGAGCAGGGCTTATTCCGTCGCCGCTGAGAGACCGCTTCGGTTTTGCCGCAAGACTTGAATATTACGACATTGAGGAATTAACCGAAATTATAATCAGGTCTGCTTCAATATATAAAATTCCGGTTGAAAAAAAAGCCGCCGAAGAAATTGCACGCCGCAGCAGAGGTACGCCTCGTATAGCAAACAAAATGATCAGAAGACTAAGGGATTATATGCTGCATCTTAAGCAAGATTCTATAACGCTGGCAGTAGCAAGGTACGGTATAGACAAGCTTGGTATCGACGAACTCGGTTTAGACGATAACGATAAATTTTTTCTGCGTACGCTTATAAACAAATTTGCGGGCGGTCCTGTCGGCGTTGATACGCTGGCTCAGGCGATGAACGATGAAAAAGGAACACTGGAAGAAGTAATAGAACCGTATTTAGTATCCTGCGGACTTATAGCCAGAACTAAAAAGGGCAGAATAGCAACAGAAAGCGCATATAAACATTTTAATATAATAAAGGAAGATTCATTATTGTAA
- a CDS encoding UDP-3-O-acyl-N-acetylglucosamine deacetylase: MEDKKITKTAIVETNEYQNTIKNIVCLKSVGLHSGKEVSIIIKPAPAGSGITFIRKDLPSPVLIKADSQNICSTNLRTSVGKNGVCISTVEHLMSALWGTGIDNAVIEVYGEEIPALDGSAKVYYEAINESGIKRLRAKRKYLEILEPIIIAPAGMTEENNYSIAVYPADDFEISYSMDFNHPFVGSGLFESQINTANFYTEISKARTFGFLKEVELLKKNGLALGGSLDNALVLNETGVLNKEGLRYKDEFIRHKVLDLIGDLYLSGYRIKGKVVAKKTGHDMNAKLVKAIDDNKPELRLNKNNKKADSGSGKVRAYGKAYQLDGLLVNC, translated from the coding sequence ATGGAAGACAAAAAAATAACAAAAACTGCTATAGTCGAAACAAACGAATATCAGAATACAATCAAAAATATTGTTTGTCTTAAATCAGTGGGGCTTCATTCTGGAAAGGAAGTGTCTATCATCATAAAACCTGCGCCTGCAGGAAGCGGGATTACTTTCATAAGAAAAGACCTCCCGTCGCCTGTTTTGATAAAGGCCGATTCTCAGAATATCTGCTCTACAAACTTGAGGACAAGCGTCGGCAAGAACGGAGTCTGCATATCTACGGTCGAACACCTTATGTCTGCGCTATGGGGGACAGGCATCGACAATGCGGTCATAGAGGTTTACGGCGAAGAAATACCGGCTCTTGACGGAAGCGCAAAGGTATATTACGAAGCAATTAACGAAAGCGGGATAAAGAGATTAAGAGCAAAAAGAAAATATCTTGAAATACTGGAGCCTATTATAATTGCTCCGGCAGGGATGACGGAAGAAAATAATTATTCTATTGCCGTTTATCCTGCAGATGATTTCGAAATATCGTATTCAATGGATTTTAATCACCCTTTTGTCGGTTCCGGATTATTTGAATCGCAGATAAATACGGCTAATTTTTATACAGAAATATCTAAAGCAAGGACATTCGGTTTTTTAAAAGAGGTTGAACTATTAAAGAAAAATGGTCTTGCGCTGGGCGGAAGTCTCGATAATGCGCTTGTCCTGAACGAAACAGGGGTGTTAAATAAAGAAGGACTGCGATACAAGGACGAATTTATAAGGCATAAGGTATTAGATTTAATCGGAGACCTTTATTTGTCAGGTTATAGAATTAAAGGAAAGGTAGTAGCAAAAAAAACAGGTCACGATATGAACGCAAAGCTCGTAAAAGCTATAGACGATAATAAACCGGAACTGCGCCTGAATAAAAATAACAAGAAAGCCGACAGCGGCAGCGGTAAAGTTCGGGCATACGGAAAAGCATATCAGCTGGACGGCTTATTAGTAAACTGTTAG
- a CDS encoding epoxyqueuosine reductase QueH, whose amino-acid sequence MNGKLLLHICCAPCLMYPYKSLKDKFDVVIGYFYNPNIHPYTEYLKRQSTLKNFSESSGLKVIYEKEYGMEEFLRSVVFREENRCYYCLSSRLEKTAALARSSKFDYFSTTLLYSKHQKHDFIKETGFNLEKKYGVKFYYRDFREGYKEGIELSHANNLYRQNYCGCIYSEKERFYKKERKHALG is encoded by the coding sequence ATGAACGGAAAACTGCTACTGCACATCTGCTGCGCGCCTTGTCTGATGTATCCTTATAAATCGCTTAAAGACAAATTTGACGTTGTGATAGGATATTTCTATAATCCAAATATTCATCCATATACAGAATATTTAAAACGGCAAAGCACGCTGAAGAATTTTTCCGAAAGTTCCGGTTTGAAAGTTATTTACGAAAAAGAATACGGAATGGAAGAATTCCTGCGCTCCGTCGTATTCAGGGAAGAAAACCGCTGCTATTACTGTCTGAGCTCAAGACTTGAAAAAACTGCAGCGCTTGCACGGTCGTCAAAATTTGATTATTTCAGCACAACGCTTTTGTACAGTAAACATCAGAAGCATGATTTCATAAAAGAAACCGGGTTTAATTTAGAAAAGAAATACGGCGTAAAATTTTATTACAGAGATTTCAGAGAGGGCTACAAGGAAGGCATTGAATTATCGCATGCAAATAATCTTTACAGGCAGAATTACTGCGGATGCATTTACAGCGAAAAAGAAAGATTTTATAAAAAAGAGCGTAAACATGCGCTTGGATGA